The Anabaena sp. PCC 7108 region TTATTTGAGTCGTTAGCACAATTAAAAGGAGTACGAATAAAACCATCTGTCTGAAAACAATATAGCCCTGTTGCATCTTGGGGAGCGGGCATCTCCTTATCGTCCGTATCATTGATTAAATAATCACCGGGGTTCTTTTCCAGACTTCTTTTTGTGTTTTCATCTGACGGATCATACTTTTTAAATTCAGCATTGATAGTCTTTATATATTCATCAGTACTATCACTGGATTGTACTGCGATTCTTCCAGACCTGACTGCATCAATAAATGATTTTGCAGCTTGCGACCCTTGTTCAACACGGCGAGATTGAAGACGGGTAGCGGTGGATAAAAGTATCATGGGTGCTATGGATGCAACCAACAGAGAAGCAACAAGCATCCCCACTAATGACTCAATAATAGTGAAGCCATCATCTTTACTATTGTTGTGTTTCAGAATCTGATTTAGACCCTTACTGAAACTGTGTTTAATTTTGAATTGTTTATGGTGAATCATAATTTTGTTTACACCTAATCGGCATTGAAGTTAAATGAAAATTAAATGTGCATTTCCTAGAACCTTTGTAGAGACATTCCATTGAACGTCTCTACTTTTGTGTAGATGTCTATTATTGGCAACTAGGAGGACGCTGATCTTTGTCAATTGCGTAGCCATCGGTGCTAGTAGTACCATTACCATTGTCTTTCAGCTTGTTAGCACACAACAAAGTTTGTACCCATTTATCATCTTTGCCAACTTCCCGGAAATATTCATTAGGTAAATCACCTACTGGTTGAACTAATTTTTGGGCAAATAAGTCTGGTGACTGGGAAAGGAGTCCGACATCATAACCCCACAGACGTGTCGGTGGGTAAGAGAAAGGAACTCTGCCTAGGGTGTTGGTTACAGGTGCGTTACCAGTGTTGTATAAAAGATTAGTGGCAGGATTACCAGTATCATTATCAGTCGTTAAACTGGTTAAGTATGGTGCTGTAGCATAGGCGCTTTTCTTCAATTGTAAGAAAATACCATTAATCTTCGCTGCGATCGCCTGACTAATAGTTTTCCCATCAGTACCAAATTCAGGATACCAGTGTTCCAGAAAGCGGGGATAGTTGTGTAGACCGCCATTATCTTCTTTGGAACGACCAGGAGTATCCCCAGCAGCTATGATTAGGTTGAACGTAGTTGCGTTAGCAGTTTGCAACCATCTGTAATCTAGTTTATCAAAAATTCTGCTGCCATCTTTTGTGGAAGTAGCAAGACCCTTGGGGTTATTGATCTGTAAAATTGGTTGCCATTGGCCACTAATCTGCCGTAACGAAGGTACATAGACAGCAGGAGCGGTTAGTGGTGGTGGGGTAGTACATGTTCCCTGAGTGAAGCACGCTTCGTCAAATAGTTGAATTGTACCATCTGCACCTACTCCGTATATCTTCTTATTAGGAGTAACTATATTACCTGTTACGGGATCTCGTTGATAAGCTATTCTTCTGGGAAAATCTGGATTTGCCCAATCATTTTTAGGTTCTTGACCCAGGGAGCCAGTTTTTATTGAAGTCATTTCCTGACCGACAATGCCCTTTCCCCAATTACTTTGTCCCTGGTCTTTATAGTTCTTGACGTTGCCAACATTAGTAATTGCCCAACTTTTGGGGTTTGTACATAGACTAATATCTGTTTCCGGGCAAACTTCAGACACAAAATCGAAGGCTACTTTTTGTCTGACAACAGGGGTGACAAAATTATTCAAGTAAGAACTGCCCTGAAAACCAGGGCTAGAGACATCGGTGTCAAGGTCTATGGGGAGATAAGGATCTGTTGTGCCAAATCTCTTTTTGAATTCTGTATCTGATTGAACATAGGGTTTTGCTGGGTCTGGTATTACCGGAGCGTAAGTATTAAACAGGAAGTTTTTATTACTACCGAACGTCCGATTACTAATTGAATCACCATCCCCCAAGTTATTATTCCAGTCATAGTCT contains the following coding sequences:
- the hpsB gene encoding hormogonium polysaccharide secretion pseudopilin HpsB — translated: MIHHKQFKIKHSFSKGLNQILKHNNSKDDGFTIIESLVGMLVASLLVASIAPMILLSTATRLQSRRVEQGSQAAKSFIDAVRSGRIAVQSSDSTDEYIKTINAEFKKYDPSDENTKRSLEKNPGDYLINDTDDKEMPAPQDATGLYCFQTDGFIRTPFNCANDSNNQKDQFYIQASRIIVENSGPEDGYRLAVRVYRKDVDFDQTVVASVASIEPSKKTQTIVTNGLGNKQAPVIELTADVIKNNTTFLALCSRLGNAAEKDCQN